From the genome of Corallococcus macrosporus DSM 14697:
GCGCTGGAAACCAGCCCCATGCGGCGCCGGGACGTTCTCGCGCGAGAGTTGGCCATTCGCACTCGCGGCAAGCACGTCATCCCGACGCGCGCCTTCTCCCGCCGCCAGCGCGTGGCCCTTGCGGAGGCCCGAACGGACTGCGCGCACGTGCGGGGCCTGCCACTCATCCATGCGCTGCGCTGAGGTCAGGAGCGATACACAATGCCCGCCCTCAAGAACTTCACCCCGTTCGCGGCCACGGACTTCCTTTCACTGACGAAGCAGGGCGAGGAGTGCCTCGTCCTCGTCGTCGCGGGCAGCTTCACCCTCCCCCCACCCGGGCGCCTTGCCACCACGCCGTTGTCCCCGTGCGACGAGCAGGTCCCTCCACCGAAGGCCGACGCCTATTGGGGTGAGCCAGAAAAGTCGAGCCTCCGCTACGAGTCCCAAGCCGCATACACCCGGATAGCCACCGACGTGCTGCTACACGGCCGTGCGTGGGCGCCCCGGGGCCGCAAGGTGACACGGACGCAGGTGACGGTGCGGGTGGGCGCCCTGGAGAAGCAGGCCCTCGTTTCGGGCGCACGCGTCTGGTATCGGAGCCTCGTGGGCCTGAGCGCGTCGGACCCGCTGCCCTTCGAGTCCGTACCGCTCCAGTACGAGCACAGCTTCGGCGGCACCTCCGCGACCTGGCGCGAGGCACGAAACCCCGTGGGCGAGGGCCTCTACGAGAGCGCGAAAGACGCCATCGACAAGCCTCTTCCCGCCATCGAGGAACCCCGGCATCCCATCCGCAAGTGGACGGACCGGCCGCCACCGTGTGGCTTTGGTCCGGTGGCGCGACACTGGCAGCCTCGCCTCGGGTGGGCGGGAACGTACAACGCGGCATGGGTGAAGCAGCGGGCCCCGCTCTGGCCCGAGGACTTCGATGAGCGCTTCCTCCAGACGGCCCCCCAGGCGTTGCAGGCCTCGCCTCACCTTCGAGGCGGGGAACGGGTGGTGCTGGATGGCGTCTCACCGGACGGCCCCATCGCATTCACGCTTCCCGCGTTCCGGCTGCTGGCGCGCTGCACCTTTGCCCGGCGCCGTGAGCGCCGGCGCATGACACTCGACATGGTGTTGCTGGAGCCGGAGGAGCGCCGGGTAGTGCTCACCTGGCGCGCGACCTTCCCCGCCCACCGAGAGCTGGCCACGCACGAGGTCAGCTCCGTGCGGCTGCTGGAGCCCTGGGAGGAGGACGTCTCGTGAGCGGCGAGCTGGTCGTAGGCCTCGGCCTGTGTACGCCGGTGGGGACCTCGGCGCGAATGACGCTCGCATCCCTGCGCGCGGGACTCGTGCGCTTCGCCGAGACATCAGTCAAGGACGCCCTGGGCGAGCCCGTACGCGCCTCCCGCTTGAGCCTGCTCACACCATCCCTTTCGAGGACGCGGCGCATGGCGGCCCTGGGACGGCAGGCGCTCTCGGAGCTCCTCCCATTGTCGACGGGCCTGCCCGGTGGTCCCCTGCCGCTGTATCTCGGCTTGCCCGAAGCCGGCATTGGAGCGGAGGTGCAGCAGGAATCGCTGCTGGCGGACTTGCTGGCGGACACGGGAGGAAGCCTACGGGTCGTGAAGACGTACGCGACGGGACGGGCTGCATTCTTCGAGGCCCTCAGCACGGCCCAGGCGGACCTCCGCTCCGGGAAGGCGGGGGCGCTCGCATTGGTGGGGGCCGTGGACTCACTGGGCGACCCGGCATCGCTGGAGGCACTGGTCTCCGCGCGGCTGACGCTGGGTCCCATCAACCGGGACGGGAGGATTCCGGGCGAGGCCGCGGGATTCGTTGCCCTGGCACGCCCGGGCGCGACAACGTCACTGGGACTGGAGCCCTTGGGCGTGCTGCTCGGCACGGAGCTGGGCGTGGAGCCCTCCCCGTTCACCCAGCAGGCCCCCAGCACGGCGGAGGGCCTGACCAGGGTGCTGCGGCAGTTGCGGCAGAACAGGGAGAGCGGGGCACGGAGGGTGGATGGCGTCCTCGCCTGCCAACCGGGAGAATCCTTCTGGGGCACCGAATTTTCCCGGGCATACCTACGCAACACGGCGCTGATGCCCGAGCCTCTGTGCGTGGGATTGGCGGGCGAGGGACTCGGGGATGCAGGAGCGGGCGCGGGCCCCGTCATGGTGGGTGTGGCGCTGCACCGGGCGCGGTGGAAGCAGCATGGTGAGCGCAGGACGCTCATCTACGGAAGCTCCGATGGAGGTCGCATCGGCGCGTGCATCGTGGAGCTGATTCCGAGGAGCTGAGGAGGAGCCATGACCAAGGTCTTCGCCAATGGGCGCTCGATTCTGCACAAGGGGGCCGGGAACACGCATGTTTCGGCGGCACCGGACGTCTGCAAGGTCCCGACACCGGCAGGGCCGGTGCCCACGCCCTTCGTCAACTCCGCCCAGGACTCAATGCTCGCGAAGGGGAGCAAGAAGACGACGATTGAGGGCAACCCCGTCGCATTGACGAACTCCGAGCTGAGCACCAGCTCCGGCGACGAACCAGGCACCGCCGGTGGACTCATCTCCTCCAAGTTCAAAGGGAAGCTGACCTGGGGCAGCGGCAGCATGGACGTGAAGGTGGAGGGCAAGGGCGTGGTGCGCTTCCTTGACCCAACGCTTCACAATGGGAACACCTTCAACACGAGTTTCATGTCCGCAGGGGGCACCGGCCTGGTCTATGGTGACGACCCTGTCGACGGGAACATGCGGTGCCCCAACTGCAAGGATGACAAGGCCGAGCACCGCCTGCCAGAAACCCACCTTTCACTGACACAAGCCAGGAAGCTTCTCCGGGAGCTGCTGAGAGTGACCCGAGAGAAGAAGCATTCGACTCTCAAAACAGACATCGACGAGGATGGCTCAGAAATCCTCAGGGGATACATGATTGGCGTGCTCATCTGCAGGCTCAATCACAAAATCTATGCCGCGATGTCCGGCTCCTACTATCTCGATGGATTTGGCGAAGCCGTCAATCGACTGCAAGCCCAAGATGGGAGATGGACCCTCTGCCAGCCACTTGCCAAGGGCGCGATGACAACCAACCCCAGAGGCGACGAAATCCCCCTGAGTTCGTTCCGCCAGAAGAAGATTGGCAAGAACCTGCCTGGCGTCTGCGCGGGACCACAGCTCGTCCAGAAGGCACTTCGGGAGGGACATATCCCATCTTCCATGTCCGAGCTCTGGTTCCGTCCACGAATCCTGAAGCGCTTCAGACAGCCCGGCGTGACGGTCACAGTCGAGCATCTCCGGAACGGAGAGTACGTCAAGAAGGACTTTCGGCACCGCGAAAGCGTTCCCTCGTGCGACACCTGCAAGGTGGTGTTGACGGAGATGCTCTGCGACATCAACAAGAAGTCATGCTGAGCCCTCTCGCGCCCGTTTGATGCCCCACGCCATGAAAGAACTGCTCGAGTACATCAATGGATTCGAACCCGCCTTTTCCAGACAGGTCCAGGGGGCGACTGCAACGGAGGTCTCCCGGCTCGAGAGCCTGGTCAAGCGGCCTCTTCCCACTCACTACAAGGACTTCCTCCTCGGCATGGGGCGAGGCATGGGAAGCCTTCGCGAGGAAGACACTGACTTCGGCATTGGCCGGGTCCTGAAGTTCTACGAGACGAGCAAGCGGCGTCCTCCTCCGAGGTTCATCTTCATTGGCGCCCAGCTCGTGGACACCTACGGAAGGTTCCTGCTCGACTGCGGACAGGCCGCGGAGCAGGCTGACTGTCCCGTTGTCCAGGCGGACCCTGAAGAGCCGTTCGAGAACGAGGACCATATCGTTCCCCTGTATGGCTCCCTGAAGGACATGCTCTTCCTGCTGGCCTTCAGCAGGAAGCGGATGGCGCTCCTCGAACATCGGCGAAGGTTCCTCCCTTCACTCGTGGGCAGCGGGACAGGGAATGTCCGAATCGTGGACCCCGCCTTGGTGGGAGCCATCGACAAGACGCTTCTTCAGCTCGGCTTCCAGAAGCTGCCCCATACCAGCCCACTGACTCCGCTCTACGAGCGTGGTGACGCGGCCTTCTACGTCGACCGGTCTTCACAGGGAGGAGGGATATCAGCAGAGCTGGCGGCACGAGATGAGAGGGAGTTCGGGAGGCTGGTTGAAGTCATCCAGGACTCCACGACCCTTGTCTAGGGAACCGCCTTTCCGTGGGCGTGTCCTTATCAATGCCTTGTGTCTGCGGACGTGGCGTGGGCGGACGAGACGCCTCTTCGGGTGCTGGACGTGAGGGGCTGGGCCGGCAAGACGCCGAAGGAGGAGCTGGGCGGAACCCTCCTGTGCGCACGGGCCCCTGGCGGCCTCATGGCTACGGTTCCCCAGTCGCGTAAAGGCCTTGGCCGCCTCTGGCGGTGGCCTTGGGCCAGCCCCAACGCGACCGGGGAGCCGCAGGATGGTAGCTAGGCCCGCAGCCGCCGCATCACGACGCCGCCGGCGAGGACGACCGCCGCGGCCGCCGCGAGCCGTGGAAGGCCCCTCCTGAGCTTGTGCTCGGCCACGTCCACGCGGTCCGCGAACAGCAGCATCATCCAGTGCCGCGTCCAGTGGTCCGGGTACTTGTAGGCCAGACGCCGCAGCAGGCCGGAGACGCCCTGGGGCGGCTGGGCCGTGCCGAACACCGGCGGGAACCTCCGCGCGGGCTGCCCGTGCTTGAACACCGTCACGTCCGACTCCTGGGGGGACGGCGGGCCCCGCGCGTCCCCGCGGAGCTGGGGTGACTCCTCCCTCGGGAAGCCGGGGCGGTTCTTCGGGTCGG
Proteins encoded in this window:
- a CDS encoding DUF2169 family type VI secretion system accessory protein, translated to MPALKNFTPFAATDFLSLTKQGEECLVLVVAGSFTLPPPGRLATTPLSPCDEQVPPPKADAYWGEPEKSSLRYESQAAYTRIATDVLLHGRAWAPRGRKVTRTQVTVRVGALEKQALVSGARVWYRSLVGLSASDPLPFESVPLQYEHSFGGTSATWREARNPVGEGLYESAKDAIDKPLPAIEEPRHPIRKWTDRPPPCGFGPVARHWQPRLGWAGTYNAAWVKQRAPLWPEDFDERFLQTAPQALQASPHLRGGERVVLDGVSPDGPIAFTLPAFRLLARCTFARRRERRRMTLDMVLLEPEERRVVLTWRATFPAHRELATHEVSSVRLLEPWEEDVS
- a CDS encoding 3-oxoacyl-ACP synthase, translating into MAALGRQALSELLPLSTGLPGGPLPLYLGLPEAGIGAEVQQESLLADLLADTGGSLRVVKTYATGRAAFFEALSTAQADLRSGKAGALALVGAVDSLGDPASLEALVSARLTLGPINRDGRIPGEAAGFVALARPGATTSLGLEPLGVLLGTELGVEPSPFTQQAPSTAEGLTRVLRQLRQNRESGARRVDGVLACQPGESFWGTEFSRAYLRNTALMPEPLCVGLAGEGLGDAGAGAGPVMVGVALHRARWKQHGERRTLIYGSSDGGRIGACIVELIPRS
- a CDS encoding DUF4150 domain-containing protein: MTKVFANGRSILHKGAGNTHVSAAPDVCKVPTPAGPVPTPFVNSAQDSMLAKGSKKTTIEGNPVALTNSELSTSSGDEPGTAGGLISSKFKGKLTWGSGSMDVKVEGKGVVRFLDPTLHNGNTFNTSFMSAGGTGLVYGDDPVDGNMRCPNCKDDKAEHRLPETHLSLTQARKLLRELLRVTREKKHSTLKTDIDEDGSEILRGYMIGVLICRLNHKIYAAMSGSYYLDGFGEAVNRLQAQDGRWTLCQPLAKGAMTTNPRGDEIPLSSFRQKKIGKNLPGVCAGPQLVQKALREGHIPSSMSELWFRPRILKRFRQPGVTVTVEHLRNGEYVKKDFRHRESVPSCDTCKVVLTEMLCDINKKSC
- a CDS encoding SMI1/KNR4 family protein, whose product is MKELLEYINGFEPAFSRQVQGATATEVSRLESLVKRPLPTHYKDFLLGMGRGMGSLREEDTDFGIGRVLKFYETSKRRPPPRFIFIGAQLVDTYGRFLLDCGQAAEQADCPVVQADPEEPFENEDHIVPLYGSLKDMLFLLAFSRKRMALLEHRRRFLPSLVGSGTGNVRIVDPALVGAIDKTLLQLGFQKLPHTSPLTPLYERGDAAFYVDRSSQGGGISAELAARDEREFGRLVEVIQDSTTLV